The Bernardetia sp. genome includes a region encoding these proteins:
- a CDS encoding DUF3575 domain-containing protein, producing MKKIFFVLLFGLFISQTGFAQQAIIKVNPLNPILGRYTLGAEFAVSQHSSLSLLISRSRLGFDDLKYKTGDGREVSGELELTSWGFMPEYRYYFGEQSLKGFYAGAFGNYARMSANISVNGGSESTTGSANTTFNNYGLGIMTGYNFLIKEHFSIDVFAGLGGFYYNINNIKVVYQNEDVVNQDIPIPIAGPFPRLGINLGYAF from the coding sequence ATGAAAAAAATATTTTTTGTCTTATTATTTGGTTTATTTATTTCCCAAACAGGCTTTGCACAGCAAGCAATTATCAAGGTAAATCCTTTAAATCCAATTTTAGGACGCTATACATTAGGAGCTGAATTTGCAGTTTCTCAACACTCTTCTTTGAGTTTGCTTATCAGTCGCTCTAGGCTAGGCTTTGACGATTTGAAATATAAAACAGGTGATGGTAGAGAAGTAAGTGGAGAATTAGAACTTACAAGTTGGGGTTTTATGCCAGAATATCGCTATTATTTTGGAGAACAAAGCCTAAAAGGTTTTTATGCTGGAGCATTTGGTAACTACGCTCGTATGAGTGCAAATATTTCTGTAAATGGAGGTTCGGAAAGCACTACTGGTTCAGCAAATACTACCTTTAATAATTATGGATTAGGCATAATGACAGGCTATAACTTTTTGATAAAAGAGCATTTCTCAATAGATGTTTTTGCTGGTTTAGGAGGTTTTTATTACAATATAAATAATATCAAAGTAGTCTATCAAAACGAAGATGTAGTAAACCAAGATATACCCATTCCCATTGCAGGTCCTTTTCCTCGTCTTGGCATAAACCTAGGATATGCTTTTTAA
- a CDS encoding MarC family protein, with protein sequence MEFNLKDIASVSLILFSVIDILGSIPIIIDLRQKNDGELKALQATVVSGILMVAFLFVGQEILQLFGLDVASFAIAGGLIMFLIGLEMVLGVDFFKSDPEVSNSTVVPLAFPLIAGAGTMTTLISLRAEYSQASVLISIFINLVVIYAVLRASKWIDKKLGATGKAVLRKVFGIILLAIAIKLIKTNIIIG encoded by the coding sequence ATGGAATTTAATCTCAAAGACATAGCATCTGTCTCACTTATTTTGTTTTCTGTTATCGATATTTTAGGTTCAATTCCTATTATTATTGACCTACGACAAAAAAACGACGGCGAACTAAAAGCCCTACAAGCAACTGTTGTATCTGGCATTCTGATGGTCGCTTTTTTATTTGTAGGACAAGAAATTTTACAACTTTTTGGCTTAGATGTCGCATCTTTTGCCATTGCGGGGGGACTAATTATGTTTCTCATCGGCTTAGAAATGGTTTTGGGAGTAGATTTTTTTAAATCTGACCCAGAGGTAAGCAACTCTACCGTCGTGCCATTGGCATTTCCACTTATTGCAGGGGCAGGAACAATGACAACACTTATTTCACTACGTGCAGAATATTCACAGGCAAGTGTCTTGATTAGTATTTTTATTAATTTGGTTGTGATTTATGCTGTCTTGAGAGCTTCAAAATGGATTGATAAAAAACTTGGAGCTACGGGAAAGGCTGTTTTACGTAAAGTTTTTGGCATCATTCTTTTAGCCATAGCTATCAAACTTATCAAAACAAATATCATAATAGGGTAA
- a CDS encoding DUF502 domain-containing protein has protein sequence MKVTFSTIVTYFFRGLLITVPLAGTIYIVISFLEWLDSLLKFRTWGVGIIVILVSLTFIGYLTSLFVARSFFEWFERLLLRLPMVSLIYTSIKDLMAAFVGEEKKFSKSVLVKLNSENEVYRLGFITAEDLSLLGIHDLIGVYFPHSYNISGNLYLVPSKNIKPIDYENSADLMKFIASGGVSELLLTENKEQEYGEDLL, from the coding sequence ATGAAAGTTACTTTTTCAACTATTGTTACCTATTTTTTTCGTGGACTATTGATTACAGTTCCTTTAGCTGGTACTATCTATATTGTTATTTCCTTTTTAGAATGGTTAGATTCTCTTCTTAAATTTCGAACTTGGGGAGTAGGAATTATTGTCATTTTGGTATCTCTTACTTTTATAGGGTATTTGACCTCACTTTTTGTAGCTCGCTCTTTTTTCGAATGGTTTGAAAGGCTACTTTTACGCCTGCCTATGGTCAGTCTGATTTATACTTCCATTAAAGATTTGATGGCAGCTTTTGTAGGGGAGGAAAAAAAGTTTAGTAAATCAGTATTAGTAAAGCTCAATTCTGAAAATGAAGTTTATAGGTTAGGTTTTATTACAGCAGAAGATTTGTCGCTCTTGGGAATTCACGATTTGATTGGTGTTTATTTTCCTCACTCCTACAATATTTCTGGTAATCTGTATTTAGTTCCTTCAAAAAACATAAAACCTATTGATTATGAAAACTCAGCCGACCTTATGAAATTCATTGCTTCTGGAGGAGTATCCGAACTTTTACTGACCGAAAATAAAGAACAAGAATATGGCGAAGACCTTTTATAA
- the purB gene encoding adenylosuccinate lyase: MLTAISPIDGRYQRHTKPLQHYFSEYALIQARVRVEIEYFIALCAVSKTDLPQLPELSETQVIYLRKIYNDFSLEEAKKIKETENITNHDVKAVEYFVKEALEKLDLGIYNEFVHFGLTSQDINNTANPILLKEAEEKVIFDEINQIIEKLHAISEEWKDIPLLAHTHGQPASPTHLGKEIRVFEYRLKKQFEHLQSIPNTGKFGGATGNFNAHKIAYPKTDWKKFGKDFLAKHLGLERQELTTQIDNYDFLAAKLDAYKRINTILIDFSRDIWTYISMGYFKQKINPNEVGSSAMPHKVNPIDFENAEGNLGISTALFEHLATKLPISRLQRDLTDSTVLRNLGVPFGHLLIAFKSLQKGIGKLEVNETKIAADLENNWAVVAEAIQTILRREKYPKPYEALKALTRTGKTMNQETIQEFIKSLEVSDEVKNELLDITPFNFTGYK, translated from the coding sequence ATGCTTACAGCCATTTCTCCCATAGACGGACGTTATCAGCGTCATACAAAACCATTACAACATTATTTTTCAGAGTATGCGCTCATTCAAGCTCGTGTACGAGTGGAAATTGAATATTTTATTGCGCTTTGTGCTGTTTCTAAAACTGATTTGCCACAACTTCCAGAGCTTTCAGAAACTCAAGTTATTTATCTTAGAAAAATTTATAATGATTTTTCATTAGAAGAAGCTAAAAAAATTAAGGAAACAGAAAATATTACGAATCACGATGTAAAAGCAGTAGAGTATTTTGTAAAGGAAGCCTTAGAGAAATTAGATTTAGGGATTTATAATGAGTTTGTTCACTTTGGACTAACCTCACAAGATATAAACAATACGGCAAATCCAATTCTGTTAAAAGAAGCAGAGGAAAAAGTGATTTTTGATGAAATAAATCAAATCATAGAAAAGCTACACGCTATTTCAGAAGAATGGAAAGATATTCCTTTACTTGCTCACACACACGGACAGCCTGCTTCACCCACTCATCTGGGAAAAGAAATAAGAGTTTTTGAATATCGTCTCAAAAAACAGTTCGAACATCTACAAAGTATTCCAAATACAGGAAAATTTGGGGGAGCAACAGGAAATTTTAATGCACACAAAATAGCCTATCCAAAAACAGATTGGAAAAAATTTGGCAAAGATTTTTTAGCCAAACATTTGGGGCTGGAAAGACAAGAACTAACAACACAAATTGATAATTATGATTTTTTAGCAGCCAAACTAGATGCTTATAAGCGTATCAATACAATTTTGATAGATTTTAGTAGAGATATTTGGACGTATATTTCTATGGGATATTTCAAGCAAAAAATAAATCCGAATGAAGTGGGTTCGTCGGCAATGCCACACAAAGTAAATCCAATAGATTTTGAAAATGCAGAAGGAAATTTAGGTATTTCGACGGCTCTTTTCGAACATCTAGCTACAAAGCTTCCTATTTCTAGGCTACAACGTGATTTGACAGATTCTACTGTACTTAGAAATTTGGGCGTTCCCTTTGGACATTTGCTCATTGCTTTTAAGTCGCTTCAAAAAGGAATTGGGAAACTAGAAGTAAATGAAACCAAAATCGCAGCTGATTTGGAAAATAACTGGGCTGTGGTGGCAGAAGCTATTCAGACTATTTTGAGAAGAGAAAAATATCCGAAGCCGTATGAAGCGTTGAAAGCCTTGACAAGAACAGGAAAAACAATGAATCAGGAAACCATACAAGAGTTTATAAAGTCGTTAGAGGTTTCTGATGAAGTAAAAAATGAACTTTTAGACATTACGCCTTTTAATTTTACAGGATATAAATAA
- a CDS encoding J domain-containing protein has translation MKNHYTTLGIPELASQEEAKVAFKRLAVEFHPDKNPNNPFAEEIFKQINEAYQVLSNPVMKERYDITLRFAYSYKYYVTHRPEEATQNFERYHTVRQQDPKNTNLYSTLISIAFVAYMFMLVSSIYGFLSSFYYYSALQSIEIEEYSNAIDELSFAIAYDNSFSEAYYLRAKLYSEQFGSPNGALKDYTKAIESALIQQSNMYLERGVTYGQVNEKQGAITDFSTALNLSKYEQRTAQEIANEYYNRLKEYELAIEIYTTLIEQDSMKADYYEQRAFAYSNLQNNRLAQRDFETVIQKSSNPKQKREEIVEKLEKDVKNYVLSLKNNFILLNEYPTESAYHFTRSNLLFKLGHQEEGMQNLNLAILYNDGNKDFYVRRAELFLDLQQPTEACQDWTRARELGNTIKNTTLDFFCFDNE, from the coding sequence ATGAAAAATCATTATACTACTTTAGGAATCCCAGAACTTGCTTCTCAAGAAGAGGCTAAAGTAGCTTTCAAACGTTTGGCAGTAGAGTTCCACCCAGACAAAAACCCCAATAATCCGTTTGCAGAGGAAATTTTCAAACAGATAAATGAGGCATATCAAGTGTTGTCAAATCCTGTTATGAAGGAAAGATATGATATTACGCTTCGTTTTGCCTATTCTTACAAATACTATGTAACTCACCGACCAGAAGAAGCTACTCAAAATTTTGAGCGTTATCATACAGTAAGACAACAAGACCCAAAAAATACGAATCTCTACTCTACTCTAATTTCTATTGCTTTTGTAGCATATATGTTTATGCTCGTTAGTTCTATATATGGTTTTTTGAGTAGTTTTTATTATTACAGTGCCTTACAGAGTATAGAAATTGAAGAGTATAGCAATGCCATTGATGAACTAAGTTTTGCCATTGCTTATGATAATTCTTTTTCAGAAGCCTATTATTTGAGAGCAAAATTGTATAGTGAGCAGTTTGGCTCGCCCAACGGAGCTTTGAAAGACTATACGAAAGCGATTGAAAGCGCACTTATTCAACAGAGTAATATGTATTTGGAAAGAGGTGTAACCTATGGACAAGTAAATGAAAAGCAGGGAGCAATCACAGACTTTTCAACAGCACTAAATTTGAGTAAATATGAGCAAAGAACAGCGCAAGAAATAGCAAATGAATACTACAACAGACTCAAAGAATACGAGCTTGCCATTGAAATATATACCACACTCATAGAGCAAGATTCAATGAAAGCTGACTACTACGAGCAGCGTGCTTTTGCTTATTCGAATCTTCAAAACAATAGATTAGCTCAAAGAGACTTCGAAACAGTTATTCAAAAGAGTAGTAATCCTAAGCAAAAAAGAGAAGAAATTGTAGAAAAACTAGAAAAGGATGTTAAAAACTATGTTTTGAGTTTAAAAAATAATTTCATTCTTCTCAATGAATATCCAACAGAATCTGCATATCATTTCACTCGTTCGAATTTGCTTTTTAAACTTGGTCATCAAGAGGAAGGAATGCAAAACCTTAACTTAGCGATTCTTTATAATGATGGAAACAAAGATTTTTATGTGAGGCGAGCAGAGCTATTTTTAGATTTACAACAACCTACAGAAGCCTGCCAAGACTGGACAAGAGCTAGAGAGTTAGGTAATACAATAAAAAATACAACACTAGACTTTTTCTGTTTCGATAATGAGTAA
- the ytxJ gene encoding bacillithiol system redox-active protein YtxJ codes for MSFITKFISNIINTQKMNWNKLETPEKLQEIIKNSDATPVLIFKHSTRCSISSMALSRFERQWNQEKVGKVEPYYLDLIQYRNVSNLIAQELDIQHESPQVLLIENGKCTYHASHSAIYFDDLVGQVNA; via the coding sequence ATGAGTTTCATTACAAAATTCATTTCTAACATCATAAATACACAAAAAATGAACTGGAACAAATTAGAAACACCAGAAAAACTGCAAGAAATTATAAAAAACTCTGACGCTACTCCTGTACTGATTTTCAAACACAGCACACGCTGCTCCATCAGTTCAATGGCTCTTTCTCGTTTCGAACGCCAATGGAATCAAGAGAAGGTAGGAAAAGTAGAACCTTATTATTTAGATTTGATTCAGTATCGAAATGTTTCAAATCTGATTGCACAAGAATTAGATATTCAGCACGAATCGCCACAGGTTTTACTTATAGAAAATGGAAAATGCACGTATCATGCATCTCACTCAGCCATTTACTTTGATGACTTGGTAGGTCAAGTAAATGCTTAA
- the bshA gene encoding N-acetyl-alpha-D-glucosaminyl L-malate synthase BshA encodes MKIGIVCYPTYGGSGVVATELGKALAEAGHQVHFITYDQPSRLALLSTNIFYHKVDIRTYPLFKYPPYELALASKMVNVVKCEKLDLLHVHYAIPHASAAFMAKQILKTEGIQIPVVTTLHGTDITLVGKDPSYAPVVTFSINESDGVTAVSDSLRQQTYDTFKVTKEIDVIPNFIDLERFKKQQKDHFKKAICPNGEKLIVHTSNFRKVKRIDDVIKVFAKIRKQIDAKLLLVGEGPERRPMEDLVKELDLSADVRFLGEIDVIEEVLSVADLFIMPSETESFGLAALEAMACQVPVISSNAGGLIELNSQGVSGFMSNVGDVKDMAKNALIILDDKNLPTFKENALKRAKEFELSNILPLYEEVYKKAVEKVKGVAV; translated from the coding sequence ATGAAAATTGGAATCGTCTGTTATCCTACCTATGGAGGAAGTGGCGTAGTAGCCACAGAATTGGGAAAAGCTCTTGCAGAGGCAGGACATCAAGTTCATTTTATCACTTATGACCAACCTTCACGTCTTGCTCTTTTAAGTACGAATATTTTTTATCATAAAGTTGATATTCGTACCTATCCACTTTTCAAATATCCTCCTTATGAGCTTGCTCTAGCTAGTAAGATGGTCAATGTAGTAAAGTGTGAAAAACTTGACCTTTTGCACGTTCATTATGCCATTCCTCACGCTTCGGCTGCATTTATGGCAAAGCAGATTCTCAAAACAGAAGGCATACAAATTCCAGTAGTTACGACCTTACACGGAACGGATATTACTTTAGTTGGAAAAGACCCAAGTTATGCGCCAGTTGTAACGTTTAGTATTAATGAATCAGACGGAGTTACAGCTGTTTCAGATAGTCTTCGCCAACAAACCTATGATACATTTAAGGTTACAAAGGAAATTGATGTTATTCCAAATTTCATTGATTTGGAACGCTTCAAAAAACAGCAAAAAGACCATTTTAAAAAGGCAATTTGTCCGAATGGAGAAAAGTTAATTGTTCATACGTCCAATTTTAGAAAAGTAAAGCGTATAGATGATGTAATCAAGGTTTTTGCTAAAATCAGAAAGCAAATAGATGCAAAACTTTTGCTTGTAGGAGAAGGACCCGAACGCCGACCGATGGAAGACTTAGTAAAAGAGTTAGACCTTTCTGCTGATGTTCGCTTTTTGGGAGAAATTGATGTAATTGAGGAAGTATTATCAGTAGCAGACTTATTTATTATGCCTTCTGAAACAGAGAGTTTTGGATTAGCTGCCCTAGAAGCTATGGCGTGCCAAGTGCCAGTAATTTCTAGTAACGCTGGTGGACTTATAGAACTTAACTCACAAGGAGTAAGTGGTTTTATGAGTAATGTAGGAGATGTAAAAGATATGGCAAAAAATGCTTTGATTATCTTAGATGATAAAAACTTACCCACCTTTAAAGAAAATGCTCTAAAACGAGCTAAAGAATTCGAACTTTCTAATATTTTACCTTTGTATGAAGAAGTTTATAAAAAGGCTGTAGAGAAGGTGAAGGGAGTAGCTGTTTAA
- a CDS encoding COR domain-containing protein, producing MTDIEKVERRIEENLKSKNYILDLSNCGLTGAENELKKIKDATHLEIFDLSNNLISDITFLKELKNLGYLRLNNNLIIDITALKELKGLHSLNLESNKISDITILKEIKNLHSLKLNNNNISDITALEELKKLHNLGLKANQISNILTLKELQRLHELHLGKNLISDITTLKGLKDLRYLDLKDNQLSSVPLNFLSKLPRLEKLYLSENPIQNIPSELYEGYSNNCLKKVKNYLQSIEKEEDRKELNEAKLIFVGVGEVGKTELSEALSEVEYRFIKGRESTKGIRIKPWQLVDCERDEQKIDFIAHIWDFAGQEINYGTHQFFLTKNSIYVFVWEKRKGEEKSDFSYWLRIVSLLSKNAPIFIVQNKIDEGIEEINRKQWKGQFDNIVGFYKTSCKDGTGINELRAEVQNQLIELPHTKEIWNKYRVAVRDELLESSKITDYISYKEYLKVCEKHTVSKEDAYFLSDQLHTIGSILHFAEEARLNKTVVLNSEWVTDAAYLLLDTKKVKNGRFDFSELDKIWEDERFDEKHEFLIKLLEKFELIFQFQDSDIYVIPEGLPVEEPTDVAKIKPTFESKKTKYLRFEYNYPFMPKGILSRFICRLHENIFEEYFWKNGVVLVLDKGTFAKVILNEVENPKTIKIEVWGKQADKLLAIIRQDIDHIHSKFEELEVFQKIPCVCGECKDASKPYLHDYATLKRFQEKGKTTRECAISGDDVEIITLLEGIIDTKTIKNNRLVELIERNEVGEFFNELTRMGIGGNEIARLRDEFISGTNDFQFHSRLIALVSKF from the coding sequence ATGACAGATATAGAAAAAGTTGAAAGACGTATTGAAGAGAATTTAAAATCTAAAAATTATATATTAGATTTATCTAATTGTGGACTTACAGGAGCTGAGAATGAACTAAAAAAAATAAAAGATGCAACTCATTTAGAAATTTTTGATTTGAGCAATAATCTAATCTCAGATATTACATTTTTAAAAGAACTGAAAAATCTAGGATATCTTAGGCTGAATAACAACCTAATTATAGATATTACGGCTTTAAAAGAATTAAAAGGTTTACATAGCCTTAACTTAGAAAGTAATAAAATTTCAGATATTACAATTTTAAAGGAAATAAAAAATTTACATAGCCTTAAATTAAATAATAATAATATTTCAGATATCACAGCTCTGGAAGAATTGAAAAAATTACATAACCTTGGTTTAAAGGCTAACCAAATCTCAAATATTTTAACTTTGAAGGAATTGCAAAGATTGCATGAACTTCACTTAGGCAAAAACCTAATTTCAGATATTACTACACTGAAAGGATTGAAAGATTTACGGTATCTTGATTTAAAGGATAATCAATTATCAAGTGTTCCATTAAACTTCCTCAGTAAACTACCTAGACTAGAGAAATTGTATTTATCTGAAAACCCAATTCAAAATATACCGAGTGAGCTATACGAAGGTTATTCCAATAATTGCCTTAAAAAAGTAAAAAACTATCTTCAATCCATAGAAAAAGAAGAAGACCGAAAAGAACTCAATGAAGCCAAACTAATTTTTGTAGGAGTGGGAGAAGTAGGAAAAACAGAGCTTTCAGAAGCACTAAGTGAAGTAGAATATAGATTTATAAAAGGGAGAGAATCAACGAAAGGCATTCGTATAAAACCTTGGCAGTTAGTAGATTGTGAGCGAGATGAACAAAAAATAGATTTTATAGCACATATTTGGGATTTTGCAGGGCAAGAGATAAACTATGGCACACATCAGTTTTTTCTTACCAAAAATTCTATATATGTTTTTGTATGGGAAAAACGTAAAGGAGAAGAGAAATCAGACTTTAGTTATTGGTTGCGTATTGTATCGCTCCTTTCTAAAAATGCACCCATTTTCATTGTTCAAAATAAAATAGATGAAGGAATAGAAGAAATCAATCGAAAACAATGGAAAGGGCAGTTTGATAATATTGTTGGTTTTTACAAAACTTCTTGTAAAGATGGAACAGGAATCAATGAACTTAGAGCAGAGGTACAAAACCAGCTCATAGAACTTCCACATACCAAAGAAATTTGGAATAAATACAGGGTAGCTGTGCGTGATGAGCTTTTAGAAAGCAGCAAAATCACTGATTATATAAGCTACAAAGAGTATTTGAAAGTCTGTGAAAAGCATACCGTTTCAAAAGAGGATGCGTATTTCTTGAGCGACCAGCTTCATACGATTGGTTCTATTCTTCATTTCGCAGAAGAGGCAAGGCTCAACAAAACAGTTGTTTTGAATTCAGAGTGGGTAACTGATGCAGCGTATTTGCTTTTAGATACAAAAAAAGTAAAAAACGGACGTTTTGATTTTTCAGAACTGGATAAAATATGGGAAGATGAGCGTTTTGATGAAAAGCACGAGTTTTTAATAAAGCTATTGGAAAAATTTGAACTCATTTTTCAGTTTCAAGATAGCGATATATATGTTATTCCAGAAGGTTTGCCAGTAGAAGAGCCAACGGACGTTGCAAAAATAAAACCTACTTTTGAAAGCAAAAAAACCAAATATTTGCGTTTTGAATATAATTACCCTTTTATGCCAAAGGGAATTTTGAGCCGTTTTATTTGTCGTCTGCATGAAAACATTTTTGAAGAGTATTTTTGGAAAAATGGCGTTGTGCTTGTTTTAGACAAAGGAACGTTTGCAAAAGTAATTTTGAATGAAGTAGAAAATCCCAAAACAATAAAAATAGAAGTTTGGGGTAAACAAGCTGATAAACTCTTAGCTATTATTCGTCAAGACATAGACCATATTCATAGTAAATTTGAAGAGTTAGAGGTCTTTCAAAAAATACCTTGTGTTTGTGGGGAATGTAAAGACGCTTCAAAGCCTTACTTACACGATTATGCTACACTCAAACGTTTTCAAGAAAAAGGAAAAACCACGAGAGAATGCGCCATTAGTGGCGACGATGTAGAAATAATAACGCTTTTAGAGGGAATCATAGATACCAAAACAATAAAAAATAATAGACTTGTAGAATTAATTGAGAGAAATGAGGTAGGAGAATTTTTTAATGAGTTAACTAGAATGGGAATCGGAGGAAATGAAATCGCACGTTTAAGAGATGAGTTCATAAGTGGAACGAATGATTTTCAATTTCACAGCCGTTTGATTGCCTTAGTTTCTAAGTTTTAA